One window from the genome of Myxococcales bacterium encodes:
- a CDS encoding HlyD family efflux transporter periplasmic adaptor subunit, with translation MGRRPQTSPPRDHALVVVVASSAKLAERVRHACRGTDQVVIVDGDAELQNALSTNVRLIVVGDASRGLRGADLVHKLQSHYSRNAHPVPPIVTVGVDLPLGEVFYRAPAQIGDAEFVSIINSALSTRRPPEIALDRDAQRLNQIYQYGRRLADQRDLVAAARLAASAAAALVSGEHAHVWYVDEASGSLWAGGGALQEEENQELSAAHGIAGFAVRVNQALAVTRASDDPRFVSAVDNPMGKRDDRLVAVPVATAGGEVHAVLVVTRHSNAAPFSDGDVGDLRELAHAWAPFLHQQSKELHVKNLVQSEYVNPGGERLFRDEALAAQQFRTATGDVIRVHPGWVKGVFWLIIGGFFAALLFSAIARVHRYAKGPAVIRITGRSEVISTTPGSVAAVRVAPGQRVAAGQLLVQLSNNEQSAAMATIQAEFERNLIVYLQAPNDPGIRQSLSGLVRQRDTAKAALEARQIYAPHDGVVREVLVGEGQLIEPGTVVASLAVPNAPGGARIVAFIPGSERPRLAAGQELRITISGFREADMILKVDRVSNEILGPQEAVRRYLGGRFAEATQIAGPVVVVEGTIATTSFVDSGETFEIPDGMSGLAEIKLKSESMLKTLIVGEK, from the coding sequence ATGGGACGTCGGCCGCAAACTAGCCCGCCCCGCGACCACGCCCTGGTCGTGGTCGTCGCCAGCAGCGCCAAGCTCGCCGAGCGCGTGCGGCACGCGTGCCGCGGCACCGACCAAGTTGTCATCGTCGATGGCGATGCCGAGCTGCAAAATGCCCTAAGCACCAACGTACGCTTGATCGTCGTCGGCGATGCCTCGCGCGGCTTGCGCGGTGCCGACTTGGTACACAAGCTGCAGTCGCATTACAGCAGGAATGCCCACCCGGTGCCGCCGATCGTCACCGTCGGCGTCGACCTGCCGCTGGGCGAGGTCTTTTACCGCGCGCCCGCGCAAATCGGCGACGCGGAATTCGTCAGCATTATTAACAGCGCGCTGTCGACCCGGCGACCTCCTGAAATCGCCTTGGACCGCGATGCCCAACGGCTCAATCAGATCTATCAATATGGTCGCCGCCTCGCCGATCAGCGCGACTTAGTGGCCGCGGCCCGCCTCGCCGCCAGCGCCGCCGCGGCCTTGGTCAGCGGCGAACATGCCCACGTCTGGTACGTCGATGAGGCCTCGGGTTCGCTGTGGGCGGGCGGCGGTGCGTTGCAAGAAGAAGAAAATCAAGAGCTCAGCGCGGCCCACGGGATCGCGGGCTTTGCGGTGCGCGTCAACCAAGCCCTCGCCGTAACGCGTGCCAGCGATGACCCGCGCTTTGTGAGCGCGGTCGATAACCCAATGGGCAAGCGCGACGATCGCCTGGTCGCGGTGCCCGTCGCGACCGCGGGGGGCGAGGTCCACGCGGTGCTGGTGGTCACGCGCCATAGCAATGCCGCGCCGTTTAGCGACGGTGACGTCGGCGATCTGCGCGAGCTCGCGCACGCCTGGGCGCCGTTCTTGCACCAACAAAGCAAAGAGCTGCACGTAAAAAATCTGGTGCAAAGTGAATACGTCAATCCGGGCGGGGAGCGCCTGTTTCGCGACGAGGCCCTGGCGGCGCAACAGTTCCGCACCGCCACCGGCGATGTCATCCGCGTGCACCCGGGATGGGTCAAAGGCGTGTTCTGGCTCATCATCGGCGGCTTTTTCGCGGCGTTGCTGTTTTCGGCCATCGCCAGGGTTCATCGCTATGCCAAGGGGCCCGCGGTCATTCGCATCACGGGCCGCAGCGAGGTAATCAGCACAACGCCGGGCTCGGTTGCCGCGGTGCGCGTCGCGCCTGGGCAGCGCGTTGCGGCCGGCCAGCTGCTCGTGCAGCTCAGCAACAACGAACAAAGCGCGGCGATGGCCACCATCCAGGCCGAGTTCGAGCGCAACCTCATCGTCTATTTGCAAGCGCCCAATGACCCTGGGATTCGGCAGTCGCTGTCGGGCTTGGTACGGCAGCGCGATACCGCGAAGGCCGCGCTCGAGGCGCGGCAAATTTATGCCCCGCACGATGGCGTCGTCCGCGAAGTGCTCGTCGGCGAGGGTCAGCTCATCGAGCCCGGCACGGTGGTCGCGTCACTCGCGGTCCCCAACGCCCCAGGTGGCGCGCGCATCGTGGCGTTTATCCCGGGCAGCGAACGCCCGCGCCTGGCTGCCGGCCAAGAGCTGCGAATTACAATTTCGGGGTTCCGCGAGGCCGACATGATTCTCAAGGTGGATCGCGTCAGCAACGAGATCCTCGGCCCGCAGGAGGCCGTGCGCCGCTACCTCGGCGGGCGATTTGCCGAGGCCACCCAAATTGCTGGCCCCGTGGTGGTCGTGGAAGGCACGATTGCGACCACCTCGTTTGTCGACAGTGGCGAAACCTTTGAAATTCCCGACGGCATGAGCGGGCTGGCGGAAATCAAGTTGAAGTCCGAGTCCATGCTCAAGACGTTGATCGTAGGCGAAAAATGA
- a CDS encoding serine/threonine protein kinase, producing MSESPHKTDAALPAGHPGGERFGPYTVCERLGVGGMATVHRAIEQGVDGKPRTVALKRLLPHLAEDETFVRSFVREAKLASMLQHPNIVQLYELGRVGHVYFISMEYIDGRDLRRLLRQARRVAGPPPIAVTLSVMLQLLEALGYAHTRRDEHGQPLGLVHRDVSPSNLLLTSAGDVKIIDFGIAKAQAQQFRTQTGRVKGKLAYMAPEAISGKSTDGRADLFSAGIIAHELLTARPLFASKNEYQTLLKVQRGDIAPPSAQNPKCPRELDAVIAKALERDPETRFGSASAFRAALVGVQRRLGVEATAHQVTQWCEWAFALPDPSADRPGAVDVAGPTNTWRKPPAATASPHDANGARARLEAEAEDEVVEEAWGQREQTSGVPVVLDDVPDVSEKMDATIVDLRPGSLAGRDGRRKRTTSSFVWAAGSRDDAVDEAMRETYEAPLSLGAAVVQGSERARWPKWAALGLVLGALAYGAWWAVGRVPVPRAAPTVEVAPAPVPPSKVRVTVVPDTASLAIDGDAPQQGSPFVRDLAPGEYNLTISHAGYKPAVLNLNVQPREALAIHHVLEKASANHLASVVLRFDAKYAARLDESDWQTTSPLQRELQPGPHELVLKAQGETVWRKQFVAKADATYVFEPTPSEIRQRQASEVAPRIAAPLPLAPAPAESLTSTPAPLAPDARVEETQPLDAPPALLAAPATSSASATSLIVAAASATPPAASRQPRVVPPGTVTRLAGATPKLREDRALPDFISNKLCIDAAGGVSSVSVLGAVPAHAKRDIEKTIRGWTYRPYLDQGRPVPVCFVVSFAVR from the coding sequence ATGTCGGAGTCACCGCATAAAACTGACGCCGCCCTGCCGGCGGGGCATCCAGGTGGTGAGCGTTTTGGGCCGTACACGGTGTGTGAGCGCCTGGGAGTTGGCGGCATGGCCACGGTCCATCGCGCCATCGAACAGGGCGTTGATGGCAAGCCTCGCACCGTCGCGCTAAAGCGCCTGCTGCCGCACTTGGCCGAGGATGAGACGTTCGTGCGTTCGTTTGTGCGCGAGGCCAAGTTGGCTTCGATGCTGCAGCACCCCAATATCGTGCAGCTCTACGAACTCGGCCGCGTCGGGCACGTCTACTTCATTTCGATGGAGTACATCGACGGCCGCGATCTGCGACGGCTGCTGCGGCAGGCCCGTCGTGTTGCCGGGCCGCCGCCGATCGCCGTTACGCTGTCGGTAATGTTGCAGCTGCTCGAGGCGCTCGGGTACGCGCACACGCGGCGCGACGAACACGGGCAGCCGCTGGGGCTGGTGCATCGCGATGTGTCGCCGTCAAATTTGCTGCTGACGAGCGCCGGTGACGTCAAGATCATCGATTTTGGCATTGCCAAGGCGCAGGCACAGCAGTTCCGCACGCAGACTGGACGGGTCAAAGGCAAGCTCGCCTACATGGCGCCAGAGGCTATTTCCGGCAAGTCCACTGATGGCCGCGCTGATCTGTTTTCGGCGGGCATTATCGCGCACGAGCTGCTGACGGCGCGTCCCCTGTTTGCCTCCAAAAATGAGTATCAGACGCTGCTCAAGGTGCAGCGCGGCGACATCGCGCCGCCGAGCGCGCAAAATCCAAAATGCCCGCGTGAGCTCGACGCGGTGATTGCCAAAGCGCTTGAGCGGGATCCTGAAACCAGGTTTGGCTCGGCCTCGGCGTTTCGTGCCGCGTTGGTGGGGGTGCAGCGCCGCCTGGGTGTCGAGGCGACGGCGCACCAGGTTACGCAGTGGTGTGAATGGGCGTTCGCGTTGCCGGATCCAAGCGCGGATAGGCCAGGCGCGGTCGACGTCGCGGGACCGACCAATACATGGCGCAAGCCACCTGCGGCGACGGCATCGCCGCACGATGCAAACGGCGCGCGCGCGCGCCTCGAAGCCGAGGCAGAGGATGAGGTGGTCGAGGAGGCATGGGGGCAGCGCGAGCAAACCAGCGGCGTCCCGGTGGTGCTCGACGACGTGCCGGATGTCTCGGAAAAAATGGACGCGACGATCGTCGACTTGCGGCCGGGCTCGTTGGCGGGACGCGATGGCCGGCGCAAGCGCACGACCTCGTCGTTTGTGTGGGCGGCGGGCTCGCGCGACGACGCCGTCGATGAGGCGATGCGCGAGACGTATGAGGCACCGTTGTCACTCGGGGCGGCGGTTGTGCAGGGCAGCGAGCGGGCTCGGTGGCCCAAATGGGCGGCGCTAGGGCTCGTGCTTGGCGCGCTAGCGTATGGGGCGTGGTGGGCCGTGGGCCGGGTGCCTGTGCCCCGCGCGGCTCCCACGGTCGAAGTCGCGCCGGCGCCCGTGCCACCGAGCAAGGTGCGCGTGACGGTCGTGCCCGACACGGCATCGCTTGCGATCGATGGCGACGCGCCGCAGCAAGGATCGCCATTTGTGCGGGACCTAGCGCCAGGTGAATACAATCTGACAATTTCGCACGCAGGCTACAAGCCGGCGGTGCTCAATCTAAACGTGCAGCCACGCGAGGCGCTCGCGATTCACCATGTGCTGGAAAAGGCGAGCGCCAATCACCTGGCGAGCGTGGTGCTGCGGTTTGATGCCAAGTATGCCGCGCGCCTCGATGAAAGCGATTGGCAGACCACGTCGCCGCTGCAGCGCGAGTTGCAACCAGGGCCGCATGAGCTGGTGCTCAAGGCGCAAGGCGAGACGGTGTGGCGTAAACAATTTGTCGCCAAGGCCGACGCGACATATGTCTTTGAGCCAACGCCGTCGGAGATTAGGCAACGCCAGGCCAGCGAGGTCGCGCCGCGGATCGCCGCGCCGCTACCGCTAGCTCCCGCGCCGGCCGAGTCGCTGACCAGCACGCCCGCGCCGCTGGCGCCCGATGCGCGAGTTGAGGAAACACAGCCGCTGGACGCGCCCCCAGCGCTGTTGGCTGCGCCCGCGACATCGTCTGCATCCGCAACCTCGCTGATCGTCGCGGCGGCGTCCGCGACACCACCAGCGGCGTCACGCCAGCCACGCGTCGTGCCACCCGGCACGGTAACGCGCCTCGCTGGCGCCACGCCCAAGCTGCGCGAAGACCGCGCGCTGCCCGACTTTATTAGCAACAAGCTGTGCATCGACGCCGCTGGCGGCGTCAGCTCGGTCAGCGTGCTTGGCGCGGTACCGGCCCACGCCAAGCGCGATATCGAAAAAACGATTCGCGGTTGGACCTATCGACCCTATCTTGATCAGGGCCGGCCGGTCCCGGTGTGTTTTGTGGTGTCGTTTGCCGTGAGGTAG
- a CDS encoding HlyD family efflux transporter periplasmic adaptor subunit, with translation MRGILWLCLALLPACQGKPAGGEKTADEVLVAPPSPSPTKPPWIGVIVPTDAQDVLAPYASTVTSLPISVGQRVAAGDVVASLDPRPIQEELATARAALAQAQAALRSARVSAEAASAAVARAKAAFEGSYGAKEDIAIAESNEKLAAAAVSQNEASVAQQQVTTQMLQGRSARTRVRANISGEVARKYVEVGGKVERDVPLLRIIGKGSLLLRFAVPLAESGSVLPGLRLKLACAVADTEVAASAEVTHMSPEADSVAQMMLGEAALMDVPGVVFAPGTVCRLTQ, from the coding sequence ATGAGAGGGATCCTATGGCTCTGCCTCGCGCTGCTGCCAGCTTGTCAGGGCAAACCCGCCGGCGGCGAAAAAACGGCGGATGAGGTTTTGGTGGCACCCCCGTCCCCCTCCCCTACCAAGCCACCGTGGATTGGCGTGATCGTCCCAACCGACGCGCAAGACGTTCTGGCGCCCTATGCCAGCACCGTTACGTCCTTGCCAATTAGCGTCGGCCAACGCGTCGCGGCCGGCGACGTCGTGGCATCACTCGATCCTCGCCCCATTCAAGAAGAGTTAGCCACGGCTCGGGCCGCGCTTGCGCAAGCCCAAGCGGCCTTGCGTTCGGCGAGGGTAAGCGCGGAGGCGGCGAGCGCGGCCGTGGCGCGCGCCAAGGCCGCCTTTGAGGGTTCGTACGGCGCCAAAGAAGACATCGCCATCGCTGAATCCAACGAAAAACTTGCCGCCGCCGCCGTCTCGCAAAATGAAGCGTCAGTGGCACAGCAACAGGTCACCACCCAGATGCTGCAGGGCCGCAGCGCCCGCACCCGCGTCCGCGCCAACATCAGCGGCGAGGTTGCGCGCAAATACGTCGAAGTCGGCGGCAAGGTCGAACGCGACGTGCCGCTGCTGCGCATCATTGGCAAGGGCTCGCTGCTGCTGCGGTTTGCGGTGCCACTCGCGGAAAGCGGTAGCGTCCTTCCCGGGCTTAGGCTCAAGCTAGCCTGCGCTGTGGCCGATACCGAGGTCGCTGCCTCTGCCGAAGTTACCCACATGTCACCCGAAGCCGACTCCGTCGCACAAATGATGCTTGGTGAGGCCGCGCTTATGGATGTGCCCGGCGTCGTATTTGCGCCGGGAACCGTATGTAGGCTTACACAGTAG
- a CDS encoding peptidase domain-containing ABC transporter → MSEPAAPFLEGDNENDIRAALQQLAYDRRKRRIPFIQQLESADCGAACLAMVVNYFGNAVTLDDVRGKFVTSARDGSDGASIAAAGEAFGLRARGITLDVEHLQYLPQGSILHWNFNHFVVFDRFTKDGVELVDPALGRRVVPMPQVRVSLTGVAIVFEISDKFEAKEQNASRIAWFAHQLRGQGPLLARILTTSVLLRVVGLVLPLLTGTIIDRVIPRSDISLLWLVLAAVVLVALFNSVSGLVRAHLMMQMRTNLDTKLTFGFMDYITRLPYDFFQRRPVGDLQMRVNSNAQLREILTGTTLSSILDGILVIGYAAVIFTISPTMGFAALIIAAVQVSAFVLSRRRMREINVQAIEASSKTQSYLIELLSGMSTLKIAAAERRAAERWSNMYVNELNVNLDRGRLQANVDAFSGAISGSVNIIMLMIGATLVLEGDMSIGSMISTTAIALGMLGPITGLVGTFFQLQQLDTYLDRIDDVLRSPPEQNKEEVTAAPTLRGKITLEHISFRYSPASPMVVTDVNLEIEAGAMVAIVGASGSGKSTLASIIGSLYKPTTGYVYFDGNDAAKLDLRSVRRQLGVVLQDSFLFATSVRDNIALTNPTASLETIAMAAKMACIHDDILAMPMGYDTVLADRGSSMSGGQRQRISLARALVHRPGILILDEATSALDARTELQVIENLGKLQCTRIVLAHRLSTVKNADLILLMDGGYVLERGTHEELLAKRGKYYELVQAQIQMMPGAPTP, encoded by the coding sequence ATGAGCGAACCAGCCGCACCCTTCCTCGAAGGCGACAACGAAAACGATATTCGCGCGGCGCTGCAGCAGCTGGCCTACGATCGACGCAAACGGCGGATTCCCTTCATCCAGCAACTCGAATCGGCGGATTGCGGCGCGGCGTGTCTCGCGATGGTCGTGAACTATTTTGGCAACGCGGTGACGCTCGACGATGTGCGCGGCAAGTTCGTGACGTCCGCGCGTGACGGCAGCGACGGCGCCTCCATCGCCGCGGCCGGTGAGGCCTTCGGCCTGCGCGCGCGCGGCATTACGCTCGACGTCGAGCACCTGCAATACCTGCCGCAGGGCTCGATCCTACACTGGAACTTCAACCACTTCGTCGTGTTTGACCGCTTCACCAAGGACGGCGTCGAGCTCGTCGATCCGGCGCTCGGTCGCCGCGTCGTCCCGATGCCGCAGGTGCGCGTGTCGCTGACCGGCGTTGCCATCGTCTTTGAGATAAGCGACAAGTTTGAGGCTAAAGAGCAGAATGCCTCACGGATCGCGTGGTTCGCGCATCAGCTGCGTGGCCAAGGGCCCTTGCTGGCGCGCATCCTCACGACGTCGGTGCTCTTGCGCGTCGTCGGCTTGGTGCTGCCGCTGCTCACCGGCACCATCATCGATCGCGTGATTCCGCGCAGCGATATCTCTTTGTTGTGGCTTGTCCTTGCGGCGGTCGTGCTGGTGGCCCTCTTTAACTCGGTCAGCGGCTTGGTGCGTGCCCATCTAATGATGCAAATGCGCACCAACCTCGATACCAAGCTCACCTTTGGCTTCATGGACTATATCACGCGTCTGCCCTACGACTTTTTCCAGCGTCGCCCGGTCGGTGACTTGCAGATGCGGGTCAACAGCAACGCCCAGCTGCGCGAGATTCTCACCGGCACCACCCTGTCTTCCATTCTCGACGGCATCTTGGTCATCGGCTACGCCGCGGTCATTTTCACAATTTCTCCCACAATGGGATTTGCGGCGCTCATCATCGCCGCCGTGCAGGTGTCGGCGTTCGTGCTCTCGCGCCGCCGCATGCGCGAAATCAACGTCCAGGCGATCGAAGCCTCATCGAAGACCCAGTCCTATTTGATCGAGCTGCTCAGCGGCATGTCGACGCTCAAGATCGCCGCGGCCGAGCGTCGCGCCGCCGAGCGTTGGTCCAACATGTATGTCAATGAGCTCAACGTCAACCTCGACCGCGGCCGGCTGCAGGCCAACGTCGATGCCTTCAGCGGCGCCATCAGCGGCAGCGTCAACATCATCATGCTGATGATCGGTGCGACCTTGGTACTCGAAGGCGACATGTCGATCGGCAGCATGATCTCGACCACCGCCATTGCGCTGGGCATGCTCGGCCCGATCACGGGCCTGGTCGGCACCTTTTTCCAATTGCAGCAGCTCGACACCTACCTCGACCGCATCGACGACGTGCTGCGCTCGCCGCCGGAGCAAAACAAAGAAGAGGTCACGGCCGCGCCGACGCTGCGCGGCAAGATCACCCTGGAGCATATCTCCTTTCGATACTCGCCCGCGTCGCCGATGGTCGTTACCGACGTGAACTTGGAGATCGAGGCTGGCGCCATGGTCGCCATTGTCGGCGCTTCGGGCAGCGGCAAGTCGACGCTGGCTAGTATTATCGGATCGCTCTACAAGCCCACCACGGGTTATGTTTATTTCGACGGCAACGATGCCGCTAAGCTCGATCTGCGCAGCGTGAGGCGACAGCTCGGCGTCGTGCTGCAAGACTCGTTTTTGTTTGCCACTTCGGTGCGCGACAATATTGCGCTCACCAACCCCACCGCCTCGCTCGAGACCATCGCGATGGCCGCCAAGATGGCGTGCATCCACGATGATATCCTGGCCATGCCGATGGGCTACGACACCGTGCTCGCCGACCGCGGCAGCTCGATGTCTGGCGGCCAACGCCAGCGGATCTCGCTTGCGCGCGCCCTAGTCCATCGTCCCGGTATCCTCATCCTCGACGAGGCCACCTCGGCGCTTGACGCCCGCACCGAGCTGCAAGTGATCGAAAACCTCGGCAAGCTGCAGTGCACCCGCATCGTCCTGGCGCATCGCCTCAGCACGGTTAAGAACGCCGACCTCATCTTGCTCATGGATGGTGGCTACGTCTTAGAACGCGGAACGCATGAAGAGCTGCTCGCCAAGCGCGGCAAGTACTACGAATTGGTGCAGGCGCAAATCCAGATGATGCCGGGAGCGCCGACGCCATGA
- the kbl gene encoding glycine C-acetyltransferase, with translation MALTDPIKEQLTQIATAGLWKHERVITSPQAREIEVGAQRVLNFCANNYLGLSSHPTVIAAAHRALDERGYGMSSVRFICGTQDGHKALEAAISSLLATEDTILYGSCFDANGGLFETLLGEEDAIISDALNHASIIDGIRLCKAERHRYEHGNLAQLEAMLQATQARRLRLIATDGVFSMDGDIADLRAICDLADKYHALVMVDDSHATGFVGATGRGTPEHCDVVGRVDIITSTLGKALGGASGGFTSGRREIVELLRNRSRPYLFSNTLAPPIVAGSLAALELITASTALRDRLDANTQRFRRGIVATGLTVRPGTHPIVPVMLGDAKLAGQFAAELLTHGIYVIGFSYPVVPHGQARIRVQISAAHTDADIDLALAAFATVGKSLGIL, from the coding sequence ATGGCGCTTACCGATCCGATCAAAGAGCAGCTAACGCAAATCGCGACGGCGGGCTTATGGAAGCACGAGCGCGTGATCACCTCGCCGCAGGCGCGCGAGATTGAGGTCGGCGCGCAGCGCGTGCTCAATTTTTGCGCCAATAACTACCTTGGGTTGTCTAGCCACCCGACGGTGATTGCCGCGGCGCATCGCGCGCTAGATGAACGCGGCTACGGCATGTCGAGCGTGCGCTTTATCTGTGGCACGCAGGATGGCCACAAGGCGCTCGAGGCCGCCATCTCGAGCTTGCTCGCGACAGAAGACACGATTCTGTATGGCTCATGTTTTGACGCCAACGGGGGCCTGTTTGAAACCTTGCTCGGCGAGGAAGACGCCATCATCTCCGATGCGCTCAACCATGCGTCGATCATTGATGGCATTCGCCTGTGTAAGGCCGAGCGGCATCGCTACGAACACGGCAACCTGGCGCAGCTTGAGGCCATGCTGCAAGCGACCCAGGCGCGGCGCTTGCGCCTCATCGCCACCGACGGCGTCTTTTCGATGGACGGCGACATTGCCGATTTGCGCGCGATTTGCGACCTCGCGGACAAGTATCACGCGTTGGTCATGGTGGATGATAGCCACGCAACTGGGTTTGTCGGCGCGACGGGCCGCGGCACGCCGGAGCACTGCGACGTGGTCGGCCGCGTCGATATTATTACGTCCACCTTGGGCAAGGCGCTGGGTGGCGCGTCGGGCGGCTTTACCAGCGGCCGCCGGGAAATCGTTGAGCTCTTGCGCAATCGCTCGCGGCCGTATCTCTTCTCCAACACGCTGGCGCCACCCATCGTCGCCGGCAGCTTGGCCGCGCTTGAGTTGATTACCGCGTCGACGGCGCTGCGCGACCGGCTCGACGCCAACACCCAGCGCTTTCGCCGCGGCATCGTCGCCACTGGCTTGACGGTGCGCCCCGGTACGCACCCGATTGTCCCGGTCATGCTCGGCGATGCCAAGCTTGCAGGGCAATTCGCCGCCGAGTTGCTGACCCACGGCATCTATGTGATTGGCTTTTCTTATCCCGTCGTGCCGCACGGCCAGGCGCGCATTCGGGTGCAAATTTCGGCGGCGCACACGGACGCCGATATCGACCTCGCGCTCGCCGCCTTCGCGACGGTTGGCAAGTCGCTGGGAATCCTGTAG
- a CDS encoding BolA family transcriptional regulator — protein sequence MVAKLVAALPDAVIELQDLTGTKDHWKASIVSEAFAGKTMVQRHRLVNAALAEELKGPIHALTMDLKTPSEV from the coding sequence ATTGTCGCCAAGCTCGTCGCCGCGCTGCCAGATGCGGTGATCGAGCTACAGGATCTAACCGGCACGAAAGACCATTGGAAGGCGTCCATAGTCTCCGAGGCGTTCGCGGGCAAGACCATGGTGCAGCGCCACCGTCTGGTTAACGCGGCCTTGGCCGAAGAACTCAAGGGACCCATTCACGCGCTAACGATGGACCTCAAGACACCGAGCGAAGTTTAG